In Deinococcus planocerae, a genomic segment contains:
- the udk gene encoding uridine kinase: MTSPFVIGVAGGSGSGKTTVTRRVIETVGQGGVAVLSQDNYYRDQSDVPEAARAGTNYDHPAAFDWLLLREHLGALLAGVPVEMPEYDFTRHTRSPRTTTVPPAPVVVLEGFFALYDEELRERMHLKVFVDADADVRFIRRLLRDTQERGRTPESVITQYLEFVRPMHLSFVEPTKRYADVIIPHGGMNEPALDMLAARIRTTI, translated from the coding sequence ATGACCTCCCCCTTCGTCATCGGCGTGGCGGGGGGCTCGGGGAGCGGCAAGACGACCGTCACGCGGCGGGTGATCGAGACGGTGGGGCAGGGCGGCGTGGCCGTGCTGAGTCAGGACAACTACTACCGTGACCAATCGGACGTCCCCGAGGCGGCGCGGGCGGGGACGAACTACGACCACCCGGCGGCCTTCGACTGGCTTCTCCTGCGCGAGCACCTGGGGGCGCTGCTCGCGGGCGTGCCCGTCGAGATGCCGGAGTACGACTTCACCCGCCACACGCGCTCGCCCCGGACGACGACCGTGCCCCCCGCGCCCGTCGTCGTGCTGGAGGGTTTTTTCGCCCTGTACGACGAGGAGCTGCGGGAGCGGATGCACCTCAAGGTCTTCGTGGACGCCGACGCCGACGTGCGCTTCATCCGGCGGCTCCTCCGCGACACGCAGGAGCGCGGGCGCACCCCCGAGAGCGTGATCACGCAGTACCTGGAGTTCGTGCGGCCCATGCACCTGAGCTTCGTGGAGCCCACCAAGCGTTACGCGGACGTGATCATCCCCCACGGCGGCATGAACGAGCCCGCGCTCGACATGCTCGCCGCGCGCATCCGCACGACGATCTGA